A part of Tardiphaga sp. vice304 genomic DNA contains:
- a CDS encoding ATP-binding protein: MKQISPFARSSGFIVFVSLICAAILAHEIYRSIERWAEVIGDSRKDTANIMRSLAQHAAGMMRTADAILIGVVDGLEDSGGIIDDGKTCPKLRELMDRVQQIDELAIFDPEGNGFSTNGTKTMRLSAQSSPSFTFHRSDPSREIYVGAPIRSALSNSWVIPISRRLRRPDCGFLGFVAVGIKTAAFQDFYDQFEIGRSGAILLASNDATLLVRRPFTEKNIGRDMRNSVIFRDLLPKSSAGVKQFPSTTDGIVRINSYQRVEGYPLVVSAALATYEILAPWRRSVIYSLARTSLLCVIILLLGWGLLRREREFNRQAELLRATIERMHEGLIVVDRDDRISICNQQAINLLGLPQAYSSSRPTSAELFAYQEGRGEFANVSEEVRQRLRPRVSQGAEYSFERTRPGGEVIEIYTRPFESGGVIRTFRDVTLKKRADLQIFESERRFRLLAENMSDVIVMRRATDGACIYVSPSIFPLLGYTGTEYEQLSDRDLLQDEDLTLKQHLDLSLHMADDRVTFLSQMKHKQGHWVWVDSAYSVVDGGDGEERHAVAVMRDVTQRQNQAAELMAAKVAAEAATAAKSQFLASMSHEVRTPLNGILGYTDILLNDDRLEGKPRREVTKIRSAGNALLSVVNDILDFSEIESGGVLIDRSEFSLTELIESTLEIVEPLTTAKGLHLGRNIDPCLGKYVWGDEGRLRQISLNLLNNAVKFTEEGSISILVARLADANGFQTVRFEISDSGIGIPQDKRAGLFERFSQIDSSVRRRFGGTGLGLAISKQLVELMGGEISCESSVGKGSVFSFALTLEVAFPHPLTPKAPDVRSASADMHVLLVEDIEMNREIAQAMIEAAGYSVDVAADGSAAVAAIQSKHYNLVLMDIQMPGMDGLTATRHIRAVDHPAGNVPIVAMTAHVIPAEVERFLAAGMNDHIGKPFKREVLYAKLAQWCRPRIAG; this comes from the coding sequence TTGAAGCAAATTAGCCCCTTTGCCAGGTCCTCTGGCTTTATCGTCTTTGTCTCGCTCATTTGCGCTGCGATTCTCGCGCACGAAATCTACCGGAGTATTGAACGCTGGGCCGAGGTCATCGGGGACAGCCGGAAGGATACCGCAAACATCATGCGTTCGCTTGCGCAGCATGCGGCCGGGATGATGCGTACCGCCGATGCTATCCTGATTGGGGTTGTTGACGGGCTGGAGGATTCGGGCGGCATTATCGACGACGGAAAAACTTGCCCGAAATTGCGAGAGCTGATGGATCGCGTGCAGCAGATCGACGAGCTTGCGATTTTCGATCCGGAAGGTAACGGGTTCAGCACCAACGGCACGAAAACGATGCGGCTCAGCGCGCAGAGCAGCCCGAGTTTCACTTTTCACCGATCAGACCCTTCGCGAGAGATCTACGTCGGCGCGCCGATACGCAGTGCCCTGTCAAATTCCTGGGTTATTCCAATCTCGCGGCGACTGAGACGGCCGGATTGCGGCTTCTTGGGATTCGTCGCGGTGGGGATCAAGACGGCCGCGTTCCAGGACTTTTACGACCAGTTTGAGATCGGCCGCTCCGGCGCGATCCTGCTTGCGAGTAATGATGCGACACTGCTGGTCCGGCGTCCTTTCACCGAAAAGAACATCGGGAGAGATATGCGGAACTCTGTCATCTTTAGGGATCTACTGCCAAAATCGTCGGCCGGCGTAAAACAATTTCCCTCGACGACGGACGGCATCGTCCGCATCAACAGCTATCAGCGCGTCGAGGGCTATCCTCTCGTGGTCTCCGCCGCCTTGGCCACGTATGAGATTCTGGCGCCGTGGCGCCGAAGCGTCATTTATAGCCTGGCGAGAACATCTCTGCTTTGCGTGATCATTCTTCTCCTGGGCTGGGGCCTGCTCCGCCGCGAAAGGGAATTCAACCGACAGGCCGAACTGCTGAGGGCTACCATCGAGCGCATGCATGAAGGACTCATTGTGGTCGATAGGGACGACCGGATTTCGATCTGCAATCAGCAAGCGATCAATTTGCTCGGCCTTCCTCAGGCCTATTCGTCCTCCCGCCCCACCAGCGCGGAACTATTTGCCTATCAGGAGGGCAGAGGCGAGTTCGCCAACGTGTCCGAGGAGGTCCGCCAACGCCTCCGGCCACGAGTCAGTCAGGGCGCAGAGTATTCGTTCGAACGCACCCGCCCCGGCGGGGAGGTAATCGAAATCTACACGCGGCCCTTCGAGAGTGGAGGTGTGATCCGTACTTTCCGTGATGTTACCCTGAAAAAGAGGGCGGATCTGCAGATTTTCGAAAGCGAGCGCCGTTTCAGGTTACTGGCGGAGAACATGAGCGATGTAATCGTCATGCGGCGGGCCACCGACGGCGCCTGCATTTATGTTTCACCCTCTATCTTTCCGCTGCTCGGGTACACCGGCACCGAGTACGAGCAGCTTTCGGATCGTGACCTACTTCAAGACGAAGACCTTACCCTCAAACAGCATCTCGATCTTTCGTTGCATATGGCAGATGACCGGGTGACCTTCCTTTCCCAAATGAAACACAAGCAGGGTCACTGGGTCTGGGTCGATTCGGCATACTCGGTAGTGGACGGTGGCGATGGCGAAGAACGGCACGCGGTCGCGGTCATGAGGGACGTGACCCAGCGCCAGAATCAGGCAGCCGAGCTGATGGCGGCTAAGGTTGCGGCGGAAGCCGCGACGGCGGCAAAATCGCAATTTCTGGCTTCCATGAGCCACGAAGTCAGGACTCCACTGAACGGCATTCTCGGCTATACAGATATTCTGCTGAACGACGACCGGTTGGAAGGCAAGCCGCGCCGGGAAGTGACCAAGATCCGGTCGGCGGGAAACGCCCTGCTCAGCGTCGTCAACGACATTCTCGATTTTTCGGAAATCGAGTCCGGCGGCGTTTTGATAGATCGCAGCGAATTCTCGCTAACCGAACTCATCGAATCCACGCTGGAAATCGTCGAGCCACTGACCACCGCGAAGGGGCTACATCTCGGTAGGAATATCGATCCATGCCTCGGGAAATACGTCTGGGGCGACGAAGGTCGTCTACGGCAGATTTCGCTGAATCTGCTCAACAACGCAGTCAAGTTCACCGAAGAAGGGAGCATCAGCATCTTGGTCGCCCGGCTGGCGGATGCAAATGGTTTCCAGACTGTGCGTTTCGAAATTTCCGATTCAGGAATAGGAATTCCGCAGGACAAGCGCGCCGGGTTGTTTGAACGTTTTTCGCAGATCGACAGTTCGGTTCGGCGTCGTTTCGGCGGGACTGGGCTTGGGCTTGCCATTTCCAAGCAGCTTGTGGAACTGATGGGGGGCGAGATCTCCTGCGAAAGCTCCGTAGGCAAGGGCTCGGTTTTTTCGTTTGCTCTGACACTCGAGGTGGCTTTTCCCCATCCGCTTACCCCTAAGGCGCCGGACGTCAGATCGGCGAGCGCAGATATGCACGTCCTGCTGGTGGAGGATATTGAGATGAACCGCGAGATTGCTCAGGCGATGATTGAGGCTGCCGGTTATTCGGTCGACGTTGCGGCGGACGGGAGCGCGGCGGTCGCTGCGATACAGTCCAAACATTACAATCTCGTTCTGATGGACATCCAAATGCCGGGCATGGATGGACTGACGGCAACCCGGCATATTCGTGCGGTCGATCATCCTGCGGGCAATGTTCCGATCGTCGCGATGACCGCGCACGTGATCCCGGCCGAGGTGGAGCGGTTTCTCGCCGCCGGGATGAACGATCACATTGGAAAGCCGTTCAAGCGCGAGGTCCTTTATGCCAAGCTGGCGCAGTGGTGCCGGCCACGTATAGCGGGCTGA
- a CDS encoding tripartite tricarboxylate transporter TctB family protein yields MTDKTRPPFRLNNSEFWTGLIGLALGLFVIRSGLKLKLGSINDPGSGYVLFYTGILMCLFSISITIAAVTEGGPTFGSRWEGTRWSRPVVIIASLVAYAIALDQLGFLISTIPLMLVLLRAIDPVRWTLAVPLAVLAPVGVWWVLKHALLIQLPSGIFEIG; encoded by the coding sequence ATGACTGATAAAACCCGCCCGCCGTTCCGCCTCAACAATTCCGAATTCTGGACCGGGCTGATCGGCCTCGCACTCGGCCTCTTCGTGATCCGCTCCGGGCTGAAGCTGAAGCTCGGCAGTATCAACGATCCCGGCTCCGGCTATGTGCTGTTCTACACCGGCATCCTGATGTGCCTGTTTTCGATCTCGATCACCATCGCGGCGGTCACCGAGGGCGGGCCGACCTTCGGTTCGCGCTGGGAGGGCACGCGCTGGTCGCGGCCGGTCGTGATCATCGCCAGCCTGGTCGCCTATGCCATCGCGCTCGACCAGCTAGGCTTCCTGATCTCGACCATTCCGCTGATGCTCGTATTGCTGCGCGCGATTGATCCGGTGCGATGGACGCTGGCGGTGCCGCTCGCGGTGCTGGCGCCGGTCGGCGTGTGGTGGGTGCTGAAGCATGCGCTTCTGATCCAGTTGCCCTCGGGCATCTTTGAAATCGGCTGA
- a CDS encoding VOC family protein translates to MPQMVFINLPVTDLRRATAFYQSIGATKNDMFCDDTASCMVFSDTIFAMLLTHEKFSQFTSKKIVDAKSACEVMLCLSADSRDAVDALVNKATRAGGAGDPCPTQDYGFMYGRSFEDPDGHIWEVAWMDLEAAAKSQPAAADA, encoded by the coding sequence ATGCCCCAGATGGTCTTCATCAACCTGCCGGTCACCGACCTGCGCCGCGCCACGGCTTTCTACCAATCGATCGGTGCGACGAAGAACGACATGTTCTGCGACGACACAGCGTCCTGCATGGTGTTTTCCGACACCATCTTCGCGATGCTGCTGACGCATGAGAAATTCAGCCAGTTCACGTCAAAGAAGATCGTCGATGCCAAGAGCGCCTGCGAGGTGATGCTGTGCCTGTCCGCCGACAGCCGCGACGCGGTCGATGCGCTCGTCAACAAGGCTACCAGAGCCGGTGGCGCGGGCGATCCCTGCCCGACGCAGGATTACGGCTTCATGTATGGCCGCAGCTTCGAGGATCCCGACGGTCATATCTGGGAAGTGGCGTGGATGGACCTCGAAGCCGCGGCGAAGTCACAGCCCGCCGCAGCCGACGCCTGA
- a CDS encoding tripartite tricarboxylate transporter substrate binding protein — MLLRNRFAVAVFAATALFGAAAGAQDYPTKPITLIVPWPAGGSTDISMRAIADAASKHLGQPIAVDNKGGGGGTVGPATMAAASKPDGYTISQIPITVFRLPLMQEVSWNPDKDFSYIIHLTGYTFGVTTHADSQFKTWKDVVDFAKANPGKVTYATPGAGTSLHVGMEQIAGLAGIKLTQVPFKGGAETNAAVLGQHTMLQADSTGWRPLVDAGKLRLLMVWTEKRSPNFPDVPTLKEIGYPMVYDSPFGIAGPKGMDPKIVAKLHDAFKKAIEDPAVIATLAKYDMVPNYKNTEDYKKFVAEVTASERKVIETIGLGKKAN, encoded by the coding sequence ATGTTGCTGCGAAATCGCTTCGCCGTTGCTGTGTTCGCCGCCACCGCGCTGTTCGGCGCCGCCGCAGGCGCGCAGGACTATCCGACCAAGCCGATCACCCTGATCGTGCCATGGCCGGCGGGCGGCTCCACCGACATCTCGATGCGCGCGATTGCCGATGCGGCCTCCAAGCATCTCGGCCAGCCGATCGCCGTGGACAACAAGGGCGGCGGCGGCGGTACGGTCGGCCCTGCAACGATGGCGGCGGCGTCGAAGCCCGACGGCTACACCATCTCGCAGATCCCGATCACCGTGTTCCGCCTGCCGCTGATGCAGGAGGTGTCGTGGAATCCCGACAAGGATTTCAGCTACATCATTCATCTCACCGGCTACACTTTCGGCGTCACCACCCATGCGGATTCGCAGTTCAAGACCTGGAAGGACGTCGTCGATTTCGCCAAGGCCAATCCCGGCAAGGTGACCTATGCGACGCCCGGCGCCGGCACCTCGCTGCATGTCGGCATGGAACAGATCGCCGGTCTGGCCGGCATCAAGCTGACCCAGGTGCCCTTCAAGGGCGGCGCGGAGACCAATGCCGCGGTGCTCGGCCAGCATACCATGCTGCAGGCTGACTCCACCGGCTGGCGGCCGCTGGTCGATGCCGGCAAGCTGCGTCTGTTGATGGTGTGGACCGAGAAGCGCTCGCCGAATTTCCCGGACGTGCCGACGTTGAAGGAAATCGGCTATCCGATGGTCTATGACTCGCCGTTCGGCATCGCCGGACCCAAGGGCATGGATCCGAAGATTGTGGCGAAGCTGCACGATGCCTTCAAGAAAGCGATCGAGGACCCCGCGGTGATCGCCACGCTGGCGAAATACGACATGGTGCCGAACTACAAGAACACCGAGGACTACAAGAAGTTCGTCGCGGAAGTAACGGCCTCCGAGCGCAAGGTGATCGAGACGATCGGGCTCGGCAAGAAGGCGAATTGA
- a CDS encoding tripartite tricarboxylate transporter permease, which produces MEVISNVMQGFGVALLPINILYCFLGVFIGTLVGVLPGIGPISAMSLLLPITLSGTPESGIIMMAGIYYGSMYGGSTTSILVNIPGEAASVVTCLDGHQMARQGRAGPALGISALGSFIAGTFSLVALMLVAPKLASVAIAFGPAEYASLMVLGLVVLTFLTQGSMAKALLMACIGIVLGLVGLDGITAQPRLTFGRLELIDGIGLVPVVMGLFGLAEVLINTEQALKRDIINAKINHLLPSKEDWKASAGPIGRGTLLGFFLGILPGGGAVVASFASYALEKKLSKTPERFGRGAIEGVAGPEAANNAAAGGAFIPLMTLGIPPNVVMALLLGAFVIHGLQPGPLLISQNPGLFWGIVASMYIGNAMLLVLNLPLIGMWVQLLKLPYNVLFPMIILFTIIGVYCSSNNVFDVYVMIGFGVIGYFLRKFGYEPAPLVLAFVLGPLLENNLRKSLILSQGDLMTFVERPISAVCLAIALVLLVGPLLPSFRRKRELVALDEGA; this is translated from the coding sequence ATGGAAGTCATCTCCAATGTCATGCAGGGCTTCGGCGTTGCCCTGCTGCCGATCAACATCCTGTACTGCTTCCTCGGTGTCTTCATCGGCACGCTGGTCGGCGTGCTGCCCGGCATCGGGCCGATCTCGGCGATGTCGCTATTGCTGCCGATCACGCTGTCGGGCACGCCGGAATCCGGCATCATCATGATGGCCGGCATCTATTACGGCTCGATGTATGGCGGCTCCACCACCTCGATCCTGGTCAATATTCCCGGCGAGGCGGCGTCGGTCGTCACCTGCCTCGACGGCCATCAGATGGCTCGGCAGGGCAGGGCCGGCCCCGCGCTCGGTATCTCGGCGCTGGGCTCGTTCATCGCCGGCACCTTCTCGCTGGTCGCCCTGATGCTGGTCGCGCCGAAACTGGCCTCCGTGGCGATCGCGTTCGGCCCCGCCGAATATGCCAGCCTGATGGTGCTGGGCCTGGTCGTGCTTACCTTTCTCACGCAGGGCTCGATGGCCAAGGCGCTGTTGATGGCCTGCATCGGCATCGTGCTCGGTCTGGTCGGCCTCGACGGCATCACCGCGCAGCCGCGGCTGACCTTTGGCCGCCTAGAACTGATCGATGGCATCGGCCTCGTGCCGGTGGTGATGGGCCTGTTCGGCCTCGCCGAAGTTCTCATCAACACCGAGCAGGCGCTCAAGCGCGACATCATCAATGCGAAGATCAACCACCTTCTTCCCAGCAAGGAGGACTGGAAGGCCAGCGCCGGGCCGATCGGGCGCGGCACGCTGCTGGGGTTCTTCCTCGGCATCCTGCCGGGCGGCGGCGCGGTGGTGGCGTCGTTCGCCTCCTATGCGCTGGAGAAGAAGCTGTCGAAGACCCCCGAACGGTTCGGTCGCGGAGCCATCGAGGGCGTGGCAGGCCCGGAAGCCGCCAACAACGCCGCCGCCGGCGGCGCCTTCATTCCGCTGATGACGCTGGGCATTCCGCCGAACGTGGTGATGGCGCTGCTGCTCGGCGCCTTCGTGATCCACGGCCTTCAGCCCGGGCCGCTCCTGATCTCGCAGAACCCCGGTCTGTTCTGGGGCATCGTCGCCAGCATGTATATCGGTAACGCCATGCTGCTGGTGCTCAATCTGCCGCTGATCGGCATGTGGGTGCAGCTCTTGAAGCTGCCCTACAACGTGCTGTTCCCGATGATCATCCTGTTCACCATCATCGGCGTCTATTGCAGCAGCAACAACGTGTTCGACGTCTACGTCATGATCGGCTTCGGCGTGATCGGCTACTTCCTGCGCAAGTTCGGCTATGAACCGGCGCCTTTGGTGCTGGCCTTCGTGCTTGGACCCTTGCTGGAGAACAATCTGCGCAAGTCGCTGATCCTGTCGCAGGGCGACCTGATGACCTTCGTCGAGCGCCCGATCTCGGCAGTCTGCCTGGCGATCGCCCTGGTGCTGCTGGTCGGCCCGTTGCTCCCGTCGTTCCGCAGGAAGCGCGAACTGGTGGCGCTGGACGAGGGCGCCTGA
- a CDS encoding VOC family protein, translated as MSKIAPCLWFAKEAEEAAQFYVSLLPDSRIDRVQRSPLDTPPGKAGDVLVVAFTLAGQSFIGLNGGQAVPYSNAVSFTINCDDQAEVDRLWEALIADGGKAVQCGWLNDGWGVPWQIVPKGFTEMLADSHGEGAKRAMTAMMGMVKLDLAALKNAYDGAGIDAGRPSA; from the coding sequence ATGTCGAAGATTGCCCCCTGCCTGTGGTTTGCCAAGGAGGCCGAGGAAGCCGCCCAGTTCTACGTCTCGCTGTTGCCGGATTCACGGATCGACCGGGTCCAGCGCAGCCCGCTCGACACGCCGCCCGGCAAGGCCGGCGACGTGCTCGTGGTCGCCTTCACGCTCGCGGGACAAAGCTTCATCGGGCTGAATGGCGGCCAGGCGGTGCCCTACAGCAACGCCGTGTCGTTCACCATCAACTGCGACGACCAGGCCGAGGTCGATCGTCTGTGGGAGGCCCTGATCGCCGACGGCGGCAAAGCGGTGCAGTGCGGCTGGCTGAACGATGGTTGGGGCGTACCCTGGCAGATCGTGCCAAAGGGCTTCACCGAAATGCTCGCCGACAGCCATGGCGAGGGCGCCAAGCGGGCGATGACGGCGATGATGGGCATGGTCAAGCTCGACCTGGCGGCGCTGAAAAACGCCTATGACGGCGCCGGGATCGACGCCGGGCGGCCAAGCGCCTGA